A window of the Dermatophagoides farinae isolate YC_2012a chromosome 2, ASM2471394v1, whole genome shotgun sequence genome harbors these coding sequences:
- the LOC124499744 gene encoding sphingosine-1-phosphate phosphatase 2, producing MKMQLKYLYQTIYSLHDPIHVERFQKTFGLEIIHDQQNDEPRTNHLSSISSSLSKKYRIRNYLWYYLFSFGARLGYEVFYALSFSYLYWNLDSFICRQLMLIWAILMYTGQALKDVIRIPRPNGPNIVILEPEYSFEYGMPSTHAMLAAMIPLTLYSLLSNRYQISSSPLLFIFCSICWCSLICCSRLYLGMHSVLDILVGLSLTCILLAFILPMLSVLDYFLIRNSLSPLIIIVVLLISSLLYPVSNKQSPSRGDTISIISASGGVYIGSWLNYQLSIIRDSSHLNELYPILLPSLYDIPVIIGRFAIGLCSLFILRSLGKSFAQHAIRYFTGLKDLNNEQTKHRTIVKIPMKMIPFIMVGLAISFFGPLMARLTCMERHSMRFEA from the exons ATGAAGATgcaattgaaatatttatatcaaaccatttattcattacatGATCCAATTCATGTAGAACGATTTCAGAAAACATTTGGATTGGAAATTATCcatgatcaacaaaatgatgaaccaagaacaaatcatttgtcgtccatttcatcatcgttgtcgaaAAAATATCGTATACGAAATTATTTATGGTATtatctattttcatttggtgCACGTCTTGGTTATGAAGTATTCTAtgcattatcattttcatatttatattgGAATTTGGATTCATTTATATGTCGTCAATTGATGCTTATATGGGCCATACTGATGTACACAGGTCAAGCATTAAAAGATGTTATACGAATTCCAAGACCTAATGGTCCAAATATAGTGATATTAGAACCagaatattcatttgaatatggTATGCCATCAACACATGCAATGTTAGCGGCAATGATACCATTAacattatattcattattatcgaatcgttatcaaatttcatcatcaccattattattcatattttgttcaatttgttggtgttcattgatttgttgttcacGTCTCTATTTGGGAATGCATTCTGTTTTG GACATATTGGTCGGTCTATCGCTTACCTGTATATTATTGGCATTCATACTACCAATGTTGAGCGTTTTGGATTATTTCCTTATCCGTAATTCTTTATCGCCtttaatcattattgttgtgttgttaatatcatcattattgtatcCGGTATCGAATAAACAATCACCATCACGTGGTGATACAATATCAATAATATCGGCCAGTGGTGGTGTTTACATTGGTTCATGGcttaattatcaattatccATTATACGTGATTCTagtcatttgaatgaattatatcCAATTTTATTGCCATCATTATATGATATACCTGTAATCATTGGTCGTTTTGCCATTGGATTatgttcattattcatcTTACGATCGTTAGGAAAATCATTTGCACAACATGCTATTCGATATTTCACCGGATTGAAAGATcttaataatgaacaaacaaaacatcgTACCATCGTAAAGAtaccaatgaaaatgattccatTCATTATGGTTGGATTagcaatttcattttttggaCCATTGATGGCTCGTTTAACTTGTATGGAACGTCATTCAATGAGATTTGAAGCTTAA